The sequence below is a genomic window from Desulfovibrio sp. JC022.
GGGACATTGACCTTGCATAGAGCCACGCTGCAAGCATGATGAGCGGCAGGATGACAGCGATGACCATCAGCGAGGATGTTTTTACATTATTCTGTGCGGTTACCATGGTTTCAATAGGCATTCCAATGAACCACATCCCGATATTTCTTCCATCCACGCCTTTGATAGGCCAGTACGCGGTCTGGTAGTCGATTCCGAGAATGTTGTTGCGGGCAAGAAAGGTTTGGCTCTGATCAATGACTGTTGCGGTAACCTGACGGTTGGTCATCTTCGTTCCCACGGCCCGACGCCCATTTTTGATGATAGTCGTCATTTCGCGGGTATCACCGTTAAATACAGTTACTTCAAGGTCAGAAAAGTTTTTGACGTCATCCACAAAGTCCTTGTCCGAAAGGGAGGTACCCAGCGAAATTGTTCCTATTATCTTACCATTTTCCATGATCGGTGCTGTTGCCCGCAAAGAAAAAGGAATTTCTTTTCCCTTGATTATTCCTGAAGTGACTGTCCCGCGCAGGGCCTTTTCCACTGTCCCCTGTCTTTGCACATTGTCGCCGAAACTGTTGGCATGAGCACGTCCGAGGACAATTCCATTTGCATCGGTCAGGGTCAGGAATTCGGATTCTGTTTCCAGCATCAATGCGCGGAGGTGTTTCTGTAATTCTTCAGAGCTGCCCAGTTTGATTGAATTGATCAGGTCAATATCGCGGGCCATTAATTCCGCTTTTTCACGGAACCCTTTTGATAGGCTGTCAATATGGCGGTCGACAACTTTTTTCATGGTTGAAATATTGCGGATTGATTCTTTGGAAAATCCTTCGCCGACATAATGGTTAACAGTCAGGAAAATTGATGTGGCGGTCAGCAAAGCGATCACCACTGCCATCAATACGATTTTGTTTCGAATTGAAAAAGTCATAGCACCCTTTTTGATTATAAATTGCTTTCATCCCTTTACTCAAAAGAGCTCCCTCCCCGGAGATTCTTTTGAGCCTTTCTCCAATAAAATAATTGTGTGCTTATCTATGCCTATAGTGGTGCAATTATTCTTACTCTAGTAATTATAGTGAATATTAAGAAAGGGGCAATTATAAAATATGAGTGTGCTTTGGCACCTGATTAAATATAAAAGAGAAGTGTATGCTCAATCCATGAGTTCTAGGTTTGAGTCTGCCGGGGCTTGCGCTCTGTTATTGTCCGTATAGTCTCGTGTGATTTTTGCAACTCGTATCCTGTATGAATGAAAAAGTTTATCCTTGCCTGATTTTTGGGCTTTGCGGTGATCAATAAGATTACGCCACTTTTCTATTGAAGGCTCATTCTCCCAGAAAGACAGGCTTAATACCTTGCCTTCATCAGCAAGGCTTTGAAATCTTTCAATTGATATAAATCCTTGGCGGTCTTTTAAGAAAGATTTCACCTTAGCGGCGATTTCCAGATATTCGTCTTTTCCATCTGCTTTCGGGTAAACTTCAAATATTACTGCATACATATGTTCTCTCCTGAACAAAGTTATCGGTTGTTTGTTTCGTATGCGATGAAATAGCACTGCTCCGGATTTTCAGACAAGCGATTTTCGGAATTTGCACTAAAAATGATTATGTTGCTTATTTTATTGGTAAATAATTTTGACTATGATCTTTTAAATAGTTTTATGTCTTGAAAAGAAGACTGTTTCTAGGGATGTCTTTACACTGTTAATACTTGTCTAAACAGCTAGTTATGATTTGTTGTCTTTAATTTCAGACTCTTATTTTTCAGACTTTGTGCAAAAAAGCACAAAAGAAAGGGCTCAAGTTCGATTAAGAAATTATAATATTTTTTTCACAATATGTTTCTGTTTTAATTAAATGACATATTTTCAATATGTTGAGTAGCCAAAATAATTATCCGGACATGAATTTATAAAATCGTGGTATAGTATTTGCTTACTTACATGCGCTGAATGAATACTCAATTGTCTCCGGTACTTGCTGGGCAGGTGTCGGTGGTTTCAGGCAATTGTTTTTTGGCTCTGGTCGTAGGTTAAGGAGTTATTTCCTACTTGACCGAAACGGTATTTTTTGGAAAGGGTTACTCCGAAATAAATACTGAATGATTGACCAATCACTAACTGCCTTCGTGCTCTCCTTTCGTTTCGTGCCTTTCCCAAGAGGTTGCGGAAAGGGGATCGCGGGGGCGGACTGAATCTTTCGTAAAAGGCTGTGGGGAGAGGGTTCCATACACTTTTTAAAGATTTACCGGAGGATGAAACTGCAAATTGATGCATTAGGTATTGCTTCTAATCGGTAGTTTCCGGCCTTAGGGCCTTAATCTTGAATCTTTCTAAATTAAGGATTGATCCGTTGAAGAACAGATATATCCCAATAACTTTAATTGTTGCTGTCTTGTCCGTTGCGGCCATAGCAGGGTTTCTTTTTCCGCCGGCAGTGCAGGAAAATCCCGCCCGTGTCGTTATGGATAACAGTGGCGGCAGGGTTCTTTTTACCCATTTTGTCCACGCGGACGAGTATGGTTATGAATGTTCCGACTGTCACCACGATGATATCGGTCAGGAAAGACCGATAGCCTGCGGCAGCTGCCATCCGGCCGCTTTTGATGCCAAATTCAGGGCAGAACATCAGAAGAACTTCCCCAGTGAAGAAGCATGTCTGCGTTGTCACGACGATGTTCCCGCAGGTCCTCTCGCAGAAGAGGATAAGCCTGACACTGAGAGCATTCCCCTGCGCGCCGAAGCTTTTCACGCCCAGTGTATGGACTGTCACGAGAGTGACGGAGGACCCTACGGTGAAGACTCCTGTTACGATTGCCATGCGAGGTAGGTCTCATGCTTAGAATACATTATTCCCTTGAATCCGATGTTCAGAAGACCATTTCCGACATCGCTGCGCCTGCGGAACTTAATATCTCCATGCGCAACAAGATTCTGAAAATTAAAAAAGGCAAAAAGCTCGCAGCAGGTGAACTCCTTGCCGAGCGTCCTTCCAAATACGGTGCTGCCTGTAGTGCGGCTCTTTCCGGTAAGGCGACTAAGGTCAACTACCACCACCTGACCATCAAAGCCGATGGCGGTGAGGAAAGTGTTGAACCCATCGACGTAAGATCCATGGGACCGGGTAAAGAGTTGCTGCGTACCTTGCAGGAGCTTGGTCTGAACATTGCCGCCTTGTCTTCCCATGCTGATAATCTGGTTATCAACGGCCTTAATCCCGAACCGGGAATTTCCGTTGCTGAACAATTGCTCAAGGATGAAAAAAAGACCATTGAAGCGGGTTTGCGTCTTGTTGAATCAATGATCAACCCCGTGCACACAACTCTGGCTGTTGCAGCCGGTTCTTCCTACGAACTTGCCGGGGCAGAGCGGGTTTTTGTAAAACCCAAATATCCCAGATCCCTTGATGCCCTCGTGGTCAAGAAAGTCACCGGAAAGGAATTTCCTGATGACACCAAGGTGATCAGTGTCATGGATCTTTACAACTTCGGCAGGGTCTACGAAACCGGCATGCCCATCACCGATACAATTATGACTATCGGCGAGAATAATTACCGGGTGCTCTTCGGAACTCCTGTCCGCCACATCTGTGCTGAACTGGATATCGACATCAAGTCCGGTGACAAGGTTGTTCTTGACGGTCCTTTTCGCGGCGAAGCTATTTACAGCCTTGATGAAGGCGTCAAGAAGGGCGATTACGGTTTGTTCGTAATTCCTGCGGGAACATTTCCTTCCATTGAAGACGCAACCTGCATCAACTGCGGTGAATGTGTACTCAGTTGTCCTGCTAGGATTCAGCCCAATATGCTCAGCCGCTATGCCGAGTATGAGATGTTTGAAATGGCTGAGAAGCACAGCCTGCACAGCTGTTTTGAATGCGGTCTCTGTTCCTTCAACTGTACGGTCAGACGCCCCATTCTTCAGTATATCCGCTTTGCCAAGGATCAGCTCCTGGTCAGCGGTCAGGCAGAGAAGAGTTAAAGGCAGATTTGTTGCGCTTCGCGCTTTTGATGGATGATTTCGCCTCCGGCGGCCAAAGGGATTAAGCCCCTTTGGAATCCCTAATATAAGGTTTTGGGATTCTTAAACCCTTTTGCAAAAGGGTTTGAGGCTCCCGGCAGGTTCGCCGAAGGCAATCCTGATATGAAACCGGGGTAACCTGTTCTGGATATTGATTGAATAATCATACAGGGACGCATGGATCGCGGTTAAACATACAAGTTCCAAGGGTTAAAATATGACTCCTCCAGTAATTAAAGCAATGTCCGACATTGCGGTCAGACTCACGGTTTCGCCTGCTCCTCACTGGCGCAGCAAGCGTACCGTGGAGAAGATGATGCAGTATCATCTTCTGGCTCTGGTTCCCGCATTGCTCATGGCTTTCAATATGTTCGGCCTGCCCGCTCTCGCGACTGTGGGTATCGCCGGAACCGCTGCTGTTCTTGCCGAGGTAATCTGCCTCCGCATGCAGGAACGCGACGTAAACGTAGATAACTACACCGCTCTTTACGAAGGTATTCTTTTTGCCTTTCTGCTGCCTGCGGGAGCTCCGTGGTGGCTGGTAGCCTGCGGCGCAATCCTGACCATTGTCATGGGCCGCACTGTTTTCGGCGGTTTCGGTAGCAACCCCATCTGTGCGCCTCTGGTTGC
It includes:
- a CDS encoding cytochrome c3 family protein — encoded protein: MKNRYIPITLIVAVLSVAAIAGFLFPPAVQENPARVVMDNSGGRVLFTHFVHADEYGYECSDCHHDDIGQERPIACGSCHPAAFDAKFRAEHQKNFPSEEACLRCHDDVPAGPLAEEDKPDTESIPLRAEAFHAQCMDCHESDGGPYGEDSCYDCHAR
- a CDS encoding 4Fe-4S dicluster domain-containing protein translates to MLRIHYSLESDVQKTISDIAAPAELNISMRNKILKIKKGKKLAAGELLAERPSKYGAACSAALSGKATKVNYHHLTIKADGGEESVEPIDVRSMGPGKELLRTLQELGLNIAALSSHADNLVINGLNPEPGISVAEQLLKDEKKTIEAGLRLVESMINPVHTTLAVAAGSSYELAGAERVFVKPKYPRSLDALVVKKVTGKEFPDDTKVISVMDLYNFGRVYETGMPITDTIMTIGENNYRVLFGTPVRHICAELDIDIKSGDKVVLDGPFRGEAIYSLDEGVKKGDYGLFVIPAGTFPSIEDATCINCGECVLSCPARIQPNMLSRYAEYEMFEMAEKHSLHSCFECGLCSFNCTVRRPILQYIRFAKDQLLVSGQAEKS
- a CDS encoding antibiotic biosynthesis monooxygenase, which codes for MYAVIFEVYPKADGKDEYLEIAAKVKSFLKDRQGFISIERFQSLADEGKVLSLSFWENEPSIEKWRNLIDHRKAQKSGKDKLFHSYRIRVAKITRDYTDNNRAQAPADSNLELMD